Proteins encoded together in one Alteribacter keqinensis window:
- the paaD gene encoding 1,2-phenylacetyl-CoA epoxidase subunit PaaD, which translates to MVIERAQLVEEIRAVLQEVKDPEIPSISIVELGMLDTVEVEGTKARIQAKPTFVGCPALDIIKKNIVNAVIGLEGIDEVEVKYVYDPPWTTDSISEGGKEKLKVYGIAPPPSEHTPGEPWHIDCPYCGSTYTTMENIFGPTACRSILYCRSCKNPFEAMKPVANI; encoded by the coding sequence GTGGTCATTGAACGCGCACAACTGGTTGAAGAAATTAGGGCAGTGCTTCAGGAAGTGAAAGACCCTGAAATCCCCTCGATCAGCATCGTTGAGCTGGGGATGCTCGATACAGTGGAAGTGGAAGGAACGAAAGCTCGTATTCAGGCAAAACCGACCTTTGTCGGCTGCCCGGCTCTTGATATTATTAAAAAGAATATTGTAAACGCTGTCATTGGATTAGAAGGGATCGACGAGGTGGAAGTGAAATATGTATATGACCCTCCCTGGACGACGGATTCTATCTCTGAAGGAGGAAAAGAAAAGCTGAAAGTATACGGCATTGCGCCGCCTCCGTCAGAACATACGCCTGGTGAGCCGTGGCATATTGACTGCCCCTATTGCGGATCGACCTATACAACGATGGAAAACATCTTCGGTCCGACAGCATGCAGAAGTATTTTGTACTGCCGGAGCTGCAAGAATCCTTTTGAAGCCATGAAGCCGGTTGCAAATATATAA
- the paaB gene encoding 1,2-phenylacetyl-CoA epoxidase subunit PaaB, protein MSNEFYEEYEVFSKRNQMAPFQHQFSLLAPNKEMAMVMAKENFLRREPCVNIWVVKRSDISSLGEEERQVLTRLDNKSYRETKGYGYLKKKWREYEQEQFTEKSLLK, encoded by the coding sequence ATGAGCAATGAATTTTACGAAGAATACGAAGTGTTCAGCAAGCGAAATCAGATGGCTCCTTTTCAGCACCAGTTCAGCCTTCTTGCCCCGAATAAGGAGATGGCCATGGTCATGGCGAAGGAAAACTTCCTCAGAAGAGAGCCGTGCGTAAACATCTGGGTCGTAAAGCGCAGTGATATCTCAAGCCTTGGTGAAGAGGAACGCCAAGTGCTGACCCGCCTTGATAATAAGAGCTACCGTGAAACAAAAGGATACGGCTATTTAAAGAAAAAATGGCGTGAGTACGAGCAGGAACAATTTACAGAAAAGAGTCTTCTCAAATAG
- a CDS encoding enoyl-CoA hydratase-related protein — protein sequence MFETILYQVENNVAWVTMNRPDKLNAFTEQMNKEIIKALKSAGKDTEVRAVVLTGKGRAFCAGEDLAGVNEDTDHAEFLRKRYNPMIRELASLEKPVIAAVNGVAAGAGMSLALASDFRLASEKAAFVEAFIHIGLVPDSGTLYYLPRLVGHAKAMELAVFGEKVPAEKAKELGLVNDVYSEEEFQAGVKAYAERLAHMPTKAIGLIKRYLYKSWDHDLSDMLEYEAYAQRTAGKSDDHREGMKAFFDKRQPSYSGK from the coding sequence ATGTTCGAAACCATTCTTTATCAGGTTGAAAACAATGTTGCCTGGGTCACAATGAACCGTCCGGACAAGCTCAATGCCTTTACTGAACAGATGAACAAAGAGATTATCAAAGCTTTAAAGTCAGCTGGAAAAGACACTGAAGTGAGAGCGGTCGTACTTACAGGGAAAGGCAGAGCCTTTTGTGCCGGGGAAGATCTGGCTGGTGTAAACGAAGACACCGATCACGCTGAATTTTTACGAAAACGCTATAACCCGATGATTCGTGAACTGGCCTCACTGGAAAAACCGGTCATCGCTGCCGTTAACGGTGTTGCTGCAGGTGCAGGGATGAGTCTTGCTCTGGCTTCTGATTTCCGTCTGGCTTCAGAAAAGGCTGCGTTCGTTGAAGCGTTTATTCATATCGGCCTCGTACCTGACTCTGGTACTCTTTACTACCTGCCGAGGCTTGTAGGCCATGCAAAAGCCATGGAGCTTGCCGTGTTTGGTGAAAAGGTGCCGGCAGAGAAGGCAAAAGAGCTGGGGCTCGTAAATGACGTGTATTCCGAGGAAGAATTTCAGGCAGGTGTAAAAGCGTACGCCGAGCGCCTAGCCCATATGCCTACGAAGGCAATAGGGTTAATCAAACGATACTTATATAAAAGCTGGGACCATGATCTCTCTGACATGCTCGAATACGAGGCTTATGCCCAGCGCACTGCCGGTAAGTCCGACGACCACCGGGAAGGAATGAAAGCCTTTTTTGATAAAAGGCAGCCAAGTTATTCAGGAAAATAA
- a CDS encoding aldehyde dehydrogenase family protein, which yields MKSVEEKKLDNEVMKRDLYKMVINGQSVDSLSGETFVTYNPATGKPLAEIAKAGVEDVDRAVEAARNAFDHGKWKRYPVGKRARVMNKIASIMRSRFNELVELEILNSGKSVGAAQGQVMQSIEDFEFYAGAIVGHTGSVNNVPGGFFNYTQKEPVGVAAQIIPWNYPMMMAAWKIAPAIAVGCSVVLKPASLTPVTAIVLTEICHEAGVPEGVVNVVTGPGSTVGSALTEHKGVDKVAFTGETGTGKDIMAKASETLKRVTLELGGKSPNLVFDDADIDAAVDGSLFGIFYNTGQSCEARSRLFIHENVYDEFMEKFVAKTKQLKLGDPMDKGTHLGSIVNQKQVDVIDGYVKQAVADGATVVTGGEQIHPEGFEDGYWYAPTVITDVTNDMTIAQEEIFGPVVVVMTFKDEKEALKLANDSEFGLGSAVWTKDNGRANRVASGIQAGIVMVNCPFSAFPGTPFGGYKQSGFGRELCVETLDLYTETKSVLSYVGNRPLNPFGL from the coding sequence ATGAAAAGCGTAGAAGAGAAAAAGCTTGATAACGAAGTCATGAAGCGTGATCTTTATAAGATGGTAATCAACGGCCAATCCGTGGACAGTCTCAGCGGGGAAACGTTTGTCACATACAATCCGGCAACGGGTAAGCCGCTGGCTGAGATTGCAAAAGCAGGCGTGGAAGATGTGGACCGTGCAGTAGAAGCTGCCCGAAACGCGTTTGATCACGGAAAGTGGAAGCGTTATCCGGTTGGGAAACGTGCACGTGTCATGAACAAAATTGCGTCTATTATGCGCTCCCGATTCAATGAACTCGTTGAACTTGAAATTCTGAACAGCGGTAAAAGTGTAGGTGCTGCCCAGGGTCAGGTTATGCAGTCAATCGAAGACTTTGAATTCTATGCAGGTGCTATTGTAGGTCACACAGGTTCTGTAAACAACGTTCCAGGCGGATTTTTCAACTACACACAGAAAGAGCCGGTAGGTGTTGCGGCACAGATCATTCCGTGGAACTACCCAATGATGATGGCCGCATGGAAAATCGCTCCTGCGATTGCGGTTGGCTGTTCAGTTGTACTAAAGCCTGCAAGCCTTACACCTGTAACGGCCATTGTTCTTACTGAAATCTGCCACGAAGCCGGCGTTCCTGAAGGTGTCGTTAACGTTGTAACAGGACCGGGATCGACTGTCGGATCTGCACTTACAGAGCACAAAGGCGTGGACAAAGTAGCTTTTACCGGTGAAACCGGTACCGGGAAAGACATTATGGCAAAAGCGTCTGAAACACTAAAGCGCGTGACTCTTGAACTTGGAGGGAAGTCACCAAACCTCGTGTTTGATGATGCAGACATCGATGCAGCAGTAGACGGTTCACTGTTTGGAATCTTCTATAACACAGGTCAGTCGTGTGAAGCACGCTCCCGTCTGTTTATCCATGAAAATGTTTATGACGAGTTCATGGAAAAGTTCGTAGCTAAAACGAAGCAGCTTAAGCTTGGCGATCCGATGGACAAAGGGACTCACCTCGGCTCTATCGTTAATCAGAAGCAGGTTGATGTCATTGACGGCTATGTGAAACAGGCAGTGGCAGATGGTGCGACTGTAGTTACAGGAGGAGAGCAAATCCATCCTGAAGGATTTGAAGATGGATACTGGTATGCACCTACAGTCATTACTGATGTAACAAATGACATGACAATTGCTCAGGAAGAGATTTTTGGTCCGGTTGTGGTTGTGATGACATTTAAGGATGAGAAAGAAGCGCTTAAGCTTGCCAACGATAGTGAGTTCGGCCTCGGGTCTGCAGTATGGACGAAAGACAACGGCCGTGCAAACCGTGTAGCCAGCGGTATCCAGGCTGGTATTGTCATGGTCAACTGTCCGTTCTCAGCATTCCCTGGTACACCGTTTGGAGGGTATAAGCAGAGCGGATTCGGACGTGAGCTGTGTGTGGAAACCCTCGACCTTTATACAGAAACAAAAAGTGTGCTTTCCTACGTTGGAAACCGGCCGTTAAACCCGTTCGGACTGTAG
- a CDS encoding EthD family reductase: MVKLIALYKNPENKEEFDEHYFNTHAPITEKIPGLRKMEVTKIVGSPMGGESDYHLLCEMYYDDHESLRKAMKTDEAKASGKDLMGFAGSLVTMMIGEEVDES, encoded by the coding sequence ATGGTAAAACTAATCGCACTTTACAAGAATCCGGAAAACAAAGAGGAATTTGATGAGCACTACTTTAACACACACGCACCAATTACAGAGAAGATCCCGGGTCTGAGAAAAATGGAAGTAACAAAAATCGTTGGCTCACCGATGGGCGGAGAAAGTGACTATCACCTTCTTTGCGAAATGTACTACGACGATCATGAGTCACTAAGAAAAGCGATGAAAACCGATGAAGCTAAAGCAAGCGGGAAAGACCTTATGGGATTTGCCGGCAGTCTTGTGACTATGATGATCGGTGAAGAAGTCGATGAGTCTTAA
- the paaC gene encoding 1,2-phenylacetyl-CoA epoxidase subunit PaaC, protein MIFETKEELKQHTKAYEAAKALLYQLADDDFMIAYRGSEWLGLAPHIEEDVAFSSISQDTMGHAVMYYQLLEELGEGKADDISHLRNPVEYRNAIILEEKNGTGTYLEKPDYDWAFAVVRNLFYDYAKTIRLQSLKDSSYKPLAHIARRVIGEEYYHLMHWELWFKQLMQSTPEARQRMEAAIERVWDEFDGVLTLGPEGEAMNEYSLISSEQNLRDRWVEKVQHILSEVDYKIERKPGMKSGNGRMGEHTEDLNQALSILSEVYRTDPVTSW, encoded by the coding sequence TTGATTTTTGAAACGAAAGAAGAACTCAAACAACATACGAAAGCATATGAAGCGGCCAAAGCTCTTCTTTACCAGCTTGCCGATGATGACTTCATGATTGCATACCGCGGTTCCGAATGGCTCGGTCTTGCCCCACACATAGAAGAAGACGTAGCTTTCTCTTCCATAAGTCAGGATACAATGGGACACGCTGTTATGTATTATCAGCTCCTTGAAGAACTGGGGGAGGGAAAAGCAGACGATATCAGTCATCTCCGTAACCCTGTGGAATACCGGAACGCGATCATTCTGGAAGAAAAGAACGGAACAGGAACGTACCTGGAGAAGCCTGATTACGACTGGGCGTTCGCAGTTGTACGCAACCTTTTCTACGATTATGCCAAAACGATCCGCCTTCAAAGCCTGAAAGACTCTTCCTACAAGCCCCTCGCCCACATTGCACGCCGGGTGATCGGAGAAGAATATTATCACCTGATGCACTGGGAGCTGTGGTTTAAGCAGCTAATGCAATCCACTCCGGAAGCGAGACAGCGGATGGAAGCGGCGATTGAGCGGGTATGGGATGAATTTGATGGTGTGCTGACCCTCGGACCTGAAGGTGAAGCTATGAATGAGTACAGCCTCATTTCAAGTGAACAGAATCTTAGAGACCGATGGGTGGAGAAAGTACAGCATATTCTTAGCGAAGTTGACTACAAGATTGAGCGGAAACCGGGAATGAAAAGCGGAAACGGCCGGATGGGCGAACATACAGAAGATCTTAACCAGGCTTTATCCATCCTTTCAGAAGTGTACAGGACAGATCCGGTCACAAGCTGGTAA
- a CDS encoding enoyl-CoA hydratase/isomerase family protein → MSLKETIRHWTEGPVGVIQLYRPDVYNALNRKMVDEVVEQLFVYDRDDTIRVIVLTGSDRAFAAGADIEEMANDDAVSLELLNQFAQWDRMAYVKKPVIGAVSGFVFGGGFELALNCDLLFASETVDFRFPEVNLAVMPGAGGTQRLTKAMGKTKALEYLWTGDTIPAKKALACGLVNRLIAPELVMEETMKFAKRLAEQPPLAVRLIKEAANKAVDQPLQEGMELERKNFYLLFSSLDQKEGMQAFLEKRKPRFTGK, encoded by the coding sequence ATGAGTCTTAAAGAGACGATCAGGCATTGGACGGAAGGCCCGGTTGGCGTCATTCAGCTCTACCGTCCGGACGTCTACAATGCATTGAATCGCAAAATGGTCGATGAGGTCGTTGAGCAGCTGTTTGTGTATGACCGGGATGACACGATTCGTGTCATTGTGCTCACAGGCTCTGACCGTGCTTTTGCAGCAGGTGCAGACATTGAAGAAATGGCCAATGATGATGCGGTCAGTCTTGAGCTTCTCAATCAATTTGCCCAGTGGGACCGGATGGCGTATGTGAAAAAACCGGTCATAGGGGCTGTAAGCGGTTTTGTATTCGGAGGCGGCTTTGAGCTTGCGTTGAATTGCGATCTCCTTTTTGCCTCCGAGACTGTTGATTTCCGCTTTCCGGAAGTAAACCTCGCAGTGATGCCGGGTGCAGGGGGAACACAGCGGCTCACAAAAGCAATGGGGAAAACAAAAGCGCTTGAATACCTCTGGACGGGGGATACGATTCCGGCAAAAAAAGCACTGGCGTGCGGGCTTGTGAACCGTCTAATCGCACCGGAACTGGTGATGGAAGAGACGATGAAGTTTGCAAAACGCCTCGCCGAGCAGCCGCCGCTGGCAGTAAGGCTCATTAAAGAGGCAGCAAACAAAGCCGTGGATCAGCCATTGCAAGAAGGTATGGAACTGGAACGGAAAAACTTCTATCTGCTGTTCTCGTCACTTGACCAGAAGGAAGGCATGCAGGCGTTTTTGGAGAAGCGGAAACCTCGATTTACAGGGAAGTAG